The uncultured Methanomethylovorans sp. genome contains a region encoding:
- a CDS encoding glucose 1-dehydrogenase, which yields MVNNLFDLSGKVAIVTGASGGLGVKFTKALASAGANITIAARRVEKLETLKVELEKIGIKCLTVKCDVLIEDDVINVVERTVKKFGKIDILVNNAGTASFTSAEDVTKEEWDNVLNTNLRGTFFFAKHAARKMKERNYGRIINIASMYGVIGNMQNPLSSYHASKGGVMNLTKALAGEWAQYGITVNAIGPGFFESEMTKDLVSDASFKDFVRSRCPMKRIGKPGEMDGLLIYLASDNSSYLTGQHICVDGGWTAV from the coding sequence ATGGTTAATAATTTATTTGATCTAAGTGGTAAGGTTGCAATTGTAACCGGTGCCTCTGGTGGATTGGGAGTTAAGTTTACTAAGGCATTAGCTAGTGCCGGAGCAAATATTACTATTGCAGCAAGAAGAGTTGAGAAGTTAGAAACACTTAAGGTAGAACTGGAGAAAATTGGCATAAAGTGTCTCACAGTAAAGTGCGATGTTTTAATAGAAGATGACGTAATAAATGTAGTTGAACGCACAGTTAAAAAATTTGGTAAAATAGATATTCTGGTAAATAATGCAGGGACCGCTTCTTTTACATCGGCGGAAGATGTAACCAAAGAAGAATGGGATAACGTACTTAACACAAATCTTAGAGGTACATTTTTCTTCGCAAAACACGCTGCCAGGAAGATGAAAGAACGTAATTACGGAAGAATAATAAACATAGCTTCAATGTATGGTGTAATTGGAAATATGCAAAATCCACTCTCTTCTTATCATGCATCAAAAGGAGGAGTAATGAACCTTACAAAAGCACTGGCAGGCGAGTGGGCACAATACGGAATTACTGTTAATGCTATAGGACCAGGATTCTTTGAATCTGAGATGACAAAGGATCTCGTTTCTGATGCTAGCTTTAAGGATTTCGTTCGATCAAGATGTCCTATGAAACGAATAGGTAAACCGGGCGAGATGGATGGTTTATTAATATACCTTGCATCTGACAATTCTAGTTATTTGACAGGGCAACACATTTGTGTTGATGGAGGATGGACTGCTGTATAA
- a CDS encoding CsbD family protein: MKTSTTDKVEGTIHKMKGEVKETVGQITNDPYLEAEGTIEKAEGKTQEKVGQIKKVLGK, from the coding sequence ATGAAAACAAGCACAACGGATAAAGTGGAAGGAACGATCCACAAAATGAAGGGAGAGGTCAAGGAGACCGTGGGACAAATCACAAATGATCCCTACCTGGAAGCTGAAGGTACGATTGAAAAGGCAGAAGGCAAGACACAAGAAAAGGTAGGTCAAATCAAGAAGGTCCTGGGAAAGTAA
- a CDS encoding YihY/virulence factor BrkB family protein: protein MNIGMVKELAVTTLKDWIENNSIIDSAALSFYFLLSLPAILLFSMSVGSIFFASGQVQDNIIEYMGGIVDASIIEELKAFLTNMPATSSLSLTALTGLLLLMWGAGNVFRQFKNFLYRIWNVPLAKGKFARNFLKDVSISTITVIVFGGLIAFSTLIEALMFTSSKVLHAYLPFFGVFQYAGPIAAFVVLVMFFIFVYLVLPDIDLGLKCVITGSVMTAILITIGKYTMGLYVIHSDINSIYGIIGSVIVLLLWIYYSSIVVTIGAEFTKVYSQYLAGSKKL, encoded by the coding sequence ATGAATATTGGAATGGTCAAGGAACTTGCAGTCACCACATTAAAGGATTGGATAGAAAACAACTCCATAATTGATAGTGCAGCCCTGTCATTTTATTTTCTTTTGAGTTTACCCGCCATTCTCCTCTTCTCCATGTCTGTGGGAAGCATATTTTTTGCCTCCGGACAAGTTCAGGATAATATTATAGAGTATATGGGAGGAATTGTTGATGCAAGTATCATTGAAGAATTAAAGGCTTTTCTTACAAACATGCCTGCTACAAGTTCTCTTTCTTTAACTGCATTAACAGGCCTTCTTCTTCTTATGTGGGGTGCAGGCAATGTGTTCAGGCAATTCAAGAACTTCCTGTATAGAATATGGAATGTTCCACTGGCAAAAGGAAAATTTGCCCGGAATTTTCTGAAAGATGTTTCGATTTCAACCATAACCGTAATTGTTTTTGGTGGATTGATCGCGTTCAGTACTTTGATAGAAGCTCTGATGTTCACAAGTTCAAAAGTATTACATGCATATCTGCCATTTTTTGGTGTTTTTCAGTATGCAGGACCTATTGCAGCTTTTGTGGTTCTTGTGATGTTTTTTATTTTTGTATATCTTGTATTACCAGACATTGATCTGGGCCTGAAATGCGTGATAACTGGTTCTGTGATGACTGCTATCCTGATTACCATTGGGAAATATACTATGGGATTGTATGTGATACATAGCGATATTAATTCGATCTATGGTATCATTGGATCCGTAATTGTTCTATTACTATGGATCTATTATAGTTCCATTGTCGTAACCATTGGAGCTGAGTTCACTAAAGTTTATTCACAATACTTAGCAGGTTCCAAAAAGCTTTAA
- a CDS encoding DUF1328 domain-containing protein: MAGLIGLAITFLILAFIAYVLGARGIAGFSMEVARWLVIIFVILAIVTFIL, translated from the coding sequence ATGGCAGGTTTGATAGGATTGGCTATTACATTCCTGATACTGGCTTTTATTGCCTATGTATTGGGAGCGCGTGGAATTGCTGGATTTTCGATGGAGGTCGCAAGGTGGCTTGTGATAATCTTTGTAATACTGGCAATAGTAACATTTATCCTGTGA